The Gorilla gorilla gorilla isolate KB3781 chromosome 11, NHGRI_mGorGor1-v2.1_pri, whole genome shotgun sequence genome contains the following window.
AGGCCCCACTCAAATTATTCCTTTTTGCTGAATATGaaacaatttattatttgttttgtatagctttattttttgagagtctcgctctgtcgcccaggctggagtgcagtggcacgatctccacccactgcaatctccgtctcctgggttcaagtgattctcctgcctcagcctcccgagtagctgggactacaggcccgcaccaccatgcccggctaattattgtatttttagtagagacggggtttcactatgttggccaggctggtctcaaactcctggcctcaagtgatccgcctgggtcagcctcccaaagtgctgagattacaggcatgaaccaccgtgtcGGGCCTGTTTTGTGTAACTTTAGTTTGGCTACATCTTTTCTTGCACCTCTCCTTAGACAAACTGTACACTAATTGGaaatgtaaactttaaaaagcatttggGAAGTAGTTTTTGTgcagtgaaaaataattttaaactgaacagaaattattttctttaggatTCGCCTAAACAATCTGTTTGGCTAATTTAAATTAGACGACTCAAACTCAGCCGGTGGGGAGGACTTGCAGACGCTGGATCTCGGGAGAGGGCTACATTGGAGAAGTTTAACCGACCCCAAGGCTTTTACCCTCATCGGATTCTTTTCCAGAATGCCCAGGGCCAGTTTTTATTTACAttcgttttatttattttatttttatttattttttttgagacggagtctcgttctgttgcccaggctggagtgcagtggcgtgatctcggctcactgcaagctccgcctcctgggttcatgccgttctcctgcctcagcctcccaagtagctgggactacaggcatccgccaccacacccggttaattttttgtatttttagtagagacggggtttcaccgtgttagccaggatggtgttgatctcctgacttcatgatccgtctgccttggcctcccaaagtgctgggattacaagcgtgagccactgcgcctggccaattttattttatttacattcattTTACGTACATCTTTTCAGAAGCATGTTTATTGCATTAAGTGATTGCTGTACTGTTTATTTCATGACTATTAGAGTGTAAATTCCTTGAAGGCAGTATCATGCCATCTCTTTTGTATCCTCCTCTGCTTTGTATATCACACTCTGAATATAATTCTTGTCACTGTGGATTTGGGCTCCCTTTCTATGTCCAATTCGTCTTCCCTTATTTAGGCTCAGGGGAGAGAGAAAGCCCAGAAAGAAAGCTACTCCAGGGTCCTATGGATATTTCAGAGAAGTTATTTTGTTCAACTTGTGACCAGACCTTCCAGAACCACCAAGAACAGGTAATAGGTCAGGTGCAGAGCTAGATGTTAGAAGCAAAAGTGTAATGGTGGGTGGGGAGAGGTAGACATTTGATTTGTCTTAATAAAGGTCCATGCTTTGACTGAGGCAGTTGGTGTTACCTGGTTGTACTTCCTAGAATTCTATAACTGGTCTTGGCCAGTACAAGGCCAGGCTGGGgcatatttccacctttatctCACACTTTGTCTTTGTACTAGAGGGAACATTATAAGCTTGACTGGCATCGGTTTAACCTAAAGCAACGTCTCAAGGACAAGCCTCTCCTGTCTGCCCTGGACTTTGAAAAGCAGAGCTTCACAGGTGATGAGTGGTAGGGGGACCTATGTAGGAGTAGGACATGGAGGTATAAGAAAGCACTAGTTTAGAGTTTGAGGAAAGAACAAAAATGGGGTACCAAACTTGTGTATCTCATATTGTCTGTCTTCAGGAGATCTTTCCAGCATCTCGGGATCAGAAGACTCAGACTCAGCCAGTGAGGAGGACTTGCAGACACTGGATCGGGAGAGGGCTACATTTGAGAAGTTTAGCCGACCCCCAGGCTTTTACCCTCATCGAGTTCTTTTCCAGAATGCCCAGGGCCAGTTTCTTTATGCCTACCGCTGTGTCCTAGGCCCTCATCAGGCAAGTGACAGTACAGGTTGCATGGCTAACCCCAGCCTTTTGTACACCCAGCCTAGATTTCCCTTAGCCTAGTGCATTTCTCcctgcttctcttccttcctgttGGTTGTGGGTATCACGCTTGAAAACATAGTCTTGAATTGAAACTGGCCTGAATTGTGGAAGGGTTAAGTGTAATGGAATTAAGTTTGGAAACAAACCAATTTAGGTTTGAATTGTGATTCTACCACTTCATCTTGACTGCCTCGCCAAGCCTCAAATTTCCTTGTTTGTCAAATGGAAACAAGCCTCAGGGTGGtaacattaaatgagataatgtttgtgAAAATTGGCCCTTAGTTTCTTGCTCTCAGTGAATGCAACAGATATGTTTCTGATGCTTCTCTGTCATCAAGGATCCCCCAGAAGAGGCAGAACTGCTGCTACAGAACCTGCAAAGTAGAGGTCCCAGAGACTGCGTGGTGCTCATGGCTGCAGCTGGGCACTTTGCTGGTGCTATATTTCAAGGGTGAGACGGTGCTGCATGGGGGTAAGGATGGAGTGGATCCTGTTAGCCAGGGAGCACCAGCTGGTCTCCAGTACTGAGTCTGTGCTGTCTACAGAAGAGAAGTGGTGACACACAAAACTTTTCACCGCTATACGGTTCGGGCCAAGCGGGGCACAGCCCAggggcttcgggatgcccgaggtGGGCCATCACGCTCTGCTGGAGCCAACCTGAGGCGCTACAATGAAGCCACACTATATAAGGTGAGTTAAGCCTTTTAGATCTGGTGGTACTGATCCATACTTTTTTTGCATCTCTGTTCAACTCACTGTTAAGTAGGGAGGTTTTTGACTCATATCCTTCCAATTTTCATTATAGGTAGACAAAGGTAGATGAGGGATTCCCCAGGAGCCTTAGTCCTCTATTCTTTCTCCGTGTTATCCTCTACTTTCCACCCCTTGCACTTCTGTGGGCCATTTTTTTTAGCTGGAGATTTACAAATAGCAAGTGAAGGTATGCAGGACTGAGTTACTCTCTTCTCTAGGATGTTCGTGACCTGCTGGCAGGGCCAAGCTGGGCTAAGGCGCTGGAGGAGGCTGGTACAATACTGTTGCGTGCTCCCCGCTCTGGCCGGTCTTTGTTCTTTGGAGGCAAGGGAGCACCCCTGCAAAGGGGGGATCCCCGACTTTGGGATATCCCCCTCGCCACCCGCAGACCCACCTTCCAAGAGCTACAGCGTGTGCTCCATAAGCTGACCACTTTGCATGTCTATGGTGAGCCTTTGCTCCAGATCCCAATTCCCTAGACATTCCTGTTCTCTCCAACCTAAGCCTCCATTGTCATTGGTATATCCAGAGGATTTTCTAAGCCTTGGACTGCAGACCAGCTACATCTGCATTGAGAGAAACCTGCGCTAGCTTCTCCTCAGCTAAGGTTGAGAAAGATCTTTTCTTTTATGGCAGAAGACGACCCTCGGGAAGCAGTCAGACTGCACTCACCTCAGACACACTGGAAAACagcaagagaggagagaaagaagcctactgaggaagaaataagaaagatctgCAGTGATGAAAAGGAAGCACTGGGGCAGAATGAGGAATCTCCCAAACAGGGTTTGATTACTATCTGGCAACTGTCAGATCTGAGTTTCTGTCCTAAAAATGCACTGGCAAATTCCCTACTCTCATAACTGACCCATTTCCTTATTTAAACACACACCCACAGTGTCTATCTTAGCAATTACTGAGACATGTTTAGTGACCTTTCCAAATCTATTATCTCTTTTGTTATGGATGTTTCCCCAGAGCTAAGAAAATCTTTGTGTGGAGCAGATGCGTGGATGTGTTGCATGGATCTCACATAGTTTATCTTTGATTGGATGCTGTGGTTTGAGGCTGAGGGCTGCTTCCATGCTTTCCTCTATTGTGCGGCATCCTAAGGCTACTCATAGGGAGAGTCCAGGGACTTGTTCTTGTCTGGGCTGAGAGCCTCATTTCTGCATGTGATATAATGGACTCAGCTCTTGATGTGCTACTttatctgggtgacaaaataaaaacaatttcatttcaGGCTTTCATTCTTATGCATCTGCTTCTACCCTCTGAGTACTCCCTAGATGGATTTAACATGTCAGGTTTTTCCCTAGGTTCAGGGTCGGAGGGAGAAGATGGCTTTCAGGTAGAGTTGGAGCTAGTGGAGTTGACCGTGGGGACTCTGGATCTTCGTGAGTCTGAAGTATTGCCCAAgcggaggaggagaaaaaggaataagaagGAGAAAAGCCGAGaccaggaggctggggcacatCGGACTCTTCTCCAGCAAACTCAAGAAGAGGAGCCTTCCACATAGTCATCCCAGGCAGTTGCTGCCCCCTTGGGCCCTTTGCTGGATGAGGCCAAAGCCCCTGGTCAGCCAGAGCTCTGGAGTGCACTGCTTGCTGCTTGCCGAGCTGGAGATGTTGAAGTGCTAAAGCTGCAGCTAGCTCCCAGCCCTGCAGACCCTAGAGTTCTGTCTCTGCTCAGTGCCCCCTTGGGCTCCGGTGGCTTTACTCTCCTGCATGCAGCAGCTGCAGCTGGAAGAGGCTCAGTGGTTCGTCTGCTGCTGGAAGCAGGTGCTGACCCCACTGTGCAGTGAGTAAAGGTCCCCATCCTGAGTCATTTTGGGTATAGAGAGGATAATTTGGAGGTTAAAGTTGGCATTGGCTACTTGGCAATATTCCCTTGGTCTGGTTGGGTGATGTTGGGAAAGGCAGGAGGCAA
Protein-coding sequences here:
- the ANKZF1 gene encoding LOW QUALITY PROTEIN: tRNA endonuclease ANKZF1 (The sequence of the model RefSeq protein was modified relative to this genomic sequence to represent the inferred CDS: substituted 1 base at 1 genomic stop codon); protein product: MDISEKLFCSTCDQTFQNHQEQREHYKLDWHRFNLKQRLKDKPLLSALDFEKQSFTGDLSSISGSEDSDSASEEDLQTLDRERATFEKFSRPPGFYPHRVLFQNAQGQFLYAYRCVLGPHQDPPEEAELLLQNLQSRGPRDCVVLMAAAGHFAGAIFQGREVVTHKTFHRYTVRAKRGTAQGLRDARGGPSRSAGANLRRYNEATLYKDVRDLLAGPSWAKALEEAGTILLRAPRSGRSLFFGGKGAPLQRGDPRLWDIPLATRRPTFQELQRVLHKLTTLHVYEDDPREAVRLHSPQTHWKTAREERKKPTEEEIRKICSDEKEALGQNEESPKQGSGSEGEDGFQVELELVELTVGTLDLRESEVLPKRRRRKRNKKEKSRDQEAGAHRTLLQQTQEEEPSTXSSQAVAAPLGPLLDEAKAPGQPELWSALLAACRAGDVEVLKLQLAPSPADPRVLSLLSAPLGSGGFTLLHAAAAAGRGSVVRLLLEAGADPTVQDSRARPPYTVAADKSTRNEFRRFMEKNPDAYDYNKAQVPGPLTPEMEARQATRKREQKAARRQREEQQQRQQEQEKREREEQRRFAALSDREKRALAAERRLAAQLGAPTSPVPDSAIANARRCWSCGASLQGLTPFHYLDFSFCSTRCLQDHRRQAGRPSS